One window of Chitinispirillum alkaliphilum genomic DNA carries:
- a CDS encoding glycosyl transferase, group 1 has product MNILFLSHYFPPEVNAPATRTYEHCKRWVELGNNVTVVTCAPNCPDGVVYDGYKNKHTVETIDGIKVIRVRTYLAPNKGFLKRIFNYLSYMFGALFHSITMRNVDVVIATSPQFFCGWAGVLLKYLRKWPFILEIRDIWPESIVTVGAMRKSKIIRFLEILEKKMYKAADHIVAVGEGYKKKIMEKDIDSDKISVIINGVDLKKFNNENISGDKIRNRYNAPDKFVCSYIGTVGMAHGLEVVLKAASVLKSKNDNSVQFWIVGDGAERSRLQSSAQKQNLDNIIFTGRLPKEDMPSVIAASDASLVHLRGTELFGTVIPSKIFELMAMNVPIIMGVKGEAQDIVLRGNAGVVMEPDDEGSLVSCIESIVSRNTHKFNGKEYVTLYFDRIMLANEMLKIIRVNTNNCNKKSN; this is encoded by the coding sequence ATGAACATTCTCTTTCTCTCTCATTATTTCCCCCCGGAAGTAAATGCCCCGGCTACCCGCACCTATGAACACTGCAAAAGATGGGTCGAACTGGGAAACAATGTAACGGTGGTAACCTGCGCCCCGAACTGTCCTGATGGGGTTGTATATGATGGGTACAAAAACAAACATACTGTTGAAACCATTGATGGGATAAAGGTTATCAGAGTCCGAACCTACCTCGCTCCGAATAAGGGGTTTCTTAAAAGGATATTCAATTATCTGAGTTATATGTTCGGTGCACTTTTTCACAGCATAACAATGCGTAATGTGGATGTAGTCATAGCTACTTCTCCACAGTTTTTTTGCGGCTGGGCTGGGGTTCTGCTTAAATATCTGCGAAAATGGCCGTTCATACTTGAAATCAGGGATATATGGCCAGAATCCATTGTTACTGTTGGTGCTATGCGCAAATCCAAAATAATACGTTTCCTTGAAATCCTCGAAAAGAAAATGTATAAAGCCGCAGACCATATTGTTGCGGTAGGTGAAGGATACAAAAAGAAGATAATGGAGAAGGATATAGATTCAGACAAAATATCTGTAATCATTAATGGTGTTGATTTGAAGAAATTCAATAATGAAAATATATCCGGTGATAAAATAAGAAACAGGTACAATGCACCCGACAAATTCGTGTGCAGCTATATTGGTACTGTTGGAATGGCACATGGTCTTGAGGTTGTACTCAAAGCCGCTTCTGTTTTGAAAAGCAAAAATGATAACAGCGTACAATTCTGGATTGTAGGTGACGGTGCTGAGCGCAGCAGATTACAGTCCTCTGCTCAAAAGCAAAACCTGGACAACATTATCTTTACTGGCAGACTGCCGAAGGAAGATATGCCCTCTGTGATTGCCGCAAGTGATGCCTCTCTTGTGCACCTTAGAGGTACAGAACTTTTTGGAACAGTAATACCTTCCAAAATATTTGAATTGATGGCTATGAATGTGCCGATCATTATGGGAGTAAAGGGGGAGGCGCAGGATATTGTTTTGAGAGGCAATGCGGGGGTGGTGATGGAGCCGGATGATGAAGGTTCTCTTGTCAGCTGCATAGAATCGATCGTTTCCAGAAACACACATAAATTCAATGGGAAAGAATATGTTACGCTGTATTTTGATCGTATTATGTTAGCCAATGAAATGCTTAAAATAATTAGGGTAAATACAAACAACTGTAATAAAAAAAGTAATTAA
- a CDS encoding UDP-N-acetylglucosamine 2-epimerase, whose protein sequence is MNETNSVLKLLSVVGARPNFMKIAPLVRAVNRYNQTNGNTEVSRIDHTVVHTGQHYDNKMSDNFFRDLGIGQPEINLGIGSGSHAEQVGKTMIAFEKVVRKLQPDWVIVVGDVNATCACSVTAKKECIKLAHIEAGLRSGDMAMPEEINRLVTDRLADLLLTPDKISNQNLQAEGVAEEKIEFVGNIMIDTLEHNRAKAEKLNFNQIVTDNLLPGQQLMPGLNSNSAYGLLTIHRPSNVDDPMVLKAIVTFLMEEASKKLPLIWAIHPRTRKNLENAGLFNDILNNERLLVVEPLGYLQMLRLNMQAAIMLTDSGGLQEECCVLGTPCLTLRWNTERPVTLREHGGASVLVGNAIDNIRSEFFRTLAQKRTPQRPELWDGKTAERIVRCLVERRVEKETAVV, encoded by the coding sequence ATGAATGAAACAAATTCGGTACTGAAACTATTATCTGTAGTGGGCGCACGCCCTAATTTTATGAAAATTGCACCTCTGGTGCGAGCGGTAAACAGGTATAACCAAACAAACGGTAACACAGAAGTTAGCCGCATCGACCATACCGTAGTTCACACTGGTCAGCATTACGATAACAAGATGTCGGACAATTTCTTCAGAGATCTGGGAATAGGCCAACCTGAAATAAACCTGGGCATAGGGTCAGGTTCACATGCTGAACAGGTTGGGAAAACCATGATCGCTTTTGAAAAAGTGGTCCGGAAGTTACAACCTGACTGGGTTATTGTTGTTGGTGATGTCAACGCTACCTGTGCCTGCTCTGTAACAGCAAAAAAAGAGTGCATAAAATTAGCACACATTGAAGCTGGTTTGCGCTCTGGCGATATGGCCATGCCCGAAGAGATAAACCGTCTTGTAACCGACCGGCTTGCGGATTTGCTTCTCACTCCTGACAAAATCTCTAACCAAAATCTTCAGGCTGAAGGTGTAGCTGAAGAAAAAATTGAATTTGTCGGAAATATAATGATCGATACGCTTGAACATAACAGGGCAAAAGCAGAAAAGTTGAATTTTAACCAGATTGTCACAGATAATCTTCTGCCAGGACAGCAACTGATGCCTGGTCTGAATTCCAATTCGGCCTATGGTCTTCTTACTATTCACAGACCATCAAATGTAGATGACCCGATGGTGCTTAAAGCTATAGTCACCTTTCTGATGGAAGAAGCTTCAAAGAAGTTACCACTTATTTGGGCTATCCATCCCAGAACAAGAAAAAATCTTGAGAATGCCGGGTTATTCAATGATATCCTCAACAATGAGCGACTCTTGGTTGTTGAACCTTTGGGATACCTTCAGATGCTTCGGCTTAATATGCAGGCGGCCATTATGCTGACCGATAGTGGTGGACTCCAGGAGGAGTGCTGTGTTTTGGGGACACCTTGCCTGACACTAAGGTGGAACACCGAACGGCCTGTTACTCTTCGGGAACACGGAGGTGCAAGTGTTCTGGTAGGGAACGCCATTGATAATATCCGCAGCGAGTTTTTCAGAACTCTTGCCCAAAAACGCACACCGCAAAGACCTGAACTATGGGATGGTAAAACTGCTGAACGAATTGTAAGATGTTTGGTAGAGCGAAGAGTTGAAAAGGAAACTGCTGTAGTATAA
- a CDS encoding integrase, protein MNLYRHLALEERYMIYTLRKQGYSIQKISRCLKRSVSTVSREICRNQGHRGYRHKQAQRKAQHRLRNSHKATTISQDTIALVKSYIKLDWSPEQVSNYLKLEFGVSISTERIYQIIWDDKQNNGDLYCHLRQFRRKRRKRYGSGYNYRGTLKNRISIDDRPEIVDTKERIGDWEIDTIIGKQHKGAVVSIVERKSKFTLLAKVEKRDASLVGTGTVNLLKPYEDYVFTITGDNGKEMACHEDISKSLGTTFYFAHPYSSWERGLNENTNGLVRQYIPKGSDLSNITELEMNFVMNRLNTRPRKCLGYRTPKDVFFAGIGFSSPPGERKTMRKDFVNNNCAVALTN, encoded by the coding sequence ATGAACCTTTACCGGCATTTGGCCCTTGAAGAAAGATATATGATTTACACACTTAGAAAACAGGGGTACAGTATTCAGAAAATAAGCCGCTGTCTCAAAAGAAGTGTTTCAACGGTCTCCCGTGAGATATGCCGTAACCAAGGCCACAGAGGGTACAGGCATAAACAGGCACAAAGAAAGGCTCAACACCGATTGAGAAATTCTCACAAAGCCACTACTATTTCACAGGATACCATAGCGCTGGTTAAATCATATATCAAGCTGGACTGGAGCCCTGAGCAGGTATCCAATTATTTAAAGCTGGAATTCGGAGTCTCCATTAGCACAGAAAGAATCTATCAGATTATCTGGGATGATAAGCAGAACAATGGTGATCTGTACTGCCATTTGAGACAATTCAGGCGCAAGAGGAGGAAACGCTATGGTTCAGGGTATAACTATCGCGGAACCCTCAAAAACCGTATCAGTATTGATGACAGGCCAGAGATTGTAGACACCAAAGAGCGTATTGGTGACTGGGAAATCGACACAATCATAGGCAAACAGCATAAAGGTGCGGTAGTAAGTATCGTTGAGCGCAAGTCAAAATTTACATTGTTAGCTAAAGTTGAAAAACGTGATGCGTCTTTGGTAGGTACCGGCACAGTAAATCTGCTTAAGCCATATGAAGATTATGTTTTCACCATAACAGGGGATAACGGAAAAGAAATGGCCTGTCATGAAGACATTTCTAAATCTCTTGGTACTACCTTTTATTTTGCTCATCCGTACAGCTCCTGGGAACGGGGACTTAACGAGAACACCAATGGACTTGTCAGGCAGTATATACCCAAAGGAAGTGATCTGTCAAACATTACAGAGTTGGAGATGAACTTTGTCATGAACAGACTGAACACTCGTCCAAGAAAGTGTCTGGGGTATAGAACCCCCAAAGATGTATTTTTTGCTGGAATAGGTTTTTCCTCTCCCCCGGGGGAGAGGAAAACGATGAGAAAAGATTTTGTAAATAATAATTGCGCTGTTGCACTTACGAATTGA
- a CDS encoding glycosyl transferase, with product MRTLLIIDHAPDYREDFFRELGEKCELTVLAQPCEFDSLIAPTERCNYNYIESTPIVFGPFRWCRLPKKSFLEGFDIICSDLNLRHLWRLFLFFKFRKSSNWIWRGQIFGKHKLSFILDSVRMYFLSKTDVTLVYTRAVVARLSGKIPNTKIVSFNNTQILSSELKRTSWPTGKHPRLLYVGRTQKRKRLDRIVEMAIKYPLVEFRLVGPEMEQYIKSIKNPIPTNVQCFGRTVGKDLEQHFTWCHAVISPGILGLLVANAAKFGKPIVIEKNINHGPEYILAKESEQFFIDFNSDEDILWLIEEIECGGDNLKKAAEKLYDAASKDYTIEKMAEKHFCAFLDSLKLFRFNS from the coding sequence ATGAGAACCCTTTTGATTATTGACCATGCTCCAGATTACAGAGAAGACTTTTTTCGCGAATTGGGAGAGAAGTGCGAATTAACTGTTTTAGCCCAACCATGCGAATTTGATAGTTTGATTGCTCCAACAGAACGCTGCAATTATAACTACATAGAAAGTACTCCAATTGTATTTGGCCCATTTCGGTGGTGCAGACTTCCCAAAAAATCTTTTCTGGAAGGTTTTGATATTATATGTTCTGATTTGAATCTGAGGCACCTTTGGCGGCTTTTTCTTTTTTTTAAATTCAGAAAATCTTCAAATTGGATATGGCGAGGGCAAATTTTCGGAAAACACAAGCTCTCATTCATACTTGATTCCGTGCGTATGTATTTCTTAAGTAAAACTGATGTTACGCTGGTATACACACGGGCTGTAGTTGCAAGATTGAGCGGCAAAATTCCAAACACAAAAATCGTTAGCTTTAATAATACTCAGATTTTATCATCCGAACTGAAAAGGACCAGCTGGCCAACCGGCAAACACCCAAGGTTACTTTACGTTGGTAGAACTCAGAAAAGAAAAAGGTTAGATCGTATTGTTGAGATGGCAATAAAGTACCCTCTTGTAGAATTCCGATTGGTTGGCCCTGAAATGGAACAATACATAAAAAGCATAAAAAATCCAATACCTACGAATGTCCAATGTTTTGGTAGAACTGTAGGAAAAGATTTAGAGCAACACTTTACATGGTGTCATGCTGTTATTAGCCCAGGGATTCTTGGTTTGCTTGTGGCAAATGCTGCTAAATTTGGAAAACCGATCGTAATTGAAAAAAATATTAACCATGGGCCAGAATACATATTAGCAAAAGAATCAGAACAGTTTTTTATAGACTTTAATTCTGATGAAGATATCTTATGGCTCATTGAAGAAATTGAATGTGGGGGAGACAATTTGAAAAAAGCAGCAGAAAAGCTATATGATGCTGCATCAAAGGACTATACCATAGAAAAAATGGCAGAAAAACATTTTTGTGCGTTCCTAGATTCATTAAAGTTATTTAGATTCAATTCGTAA
- a CDS encoding Polysaccharide biosynthesis protein → MTEKNSKIITHNTKWLYISKFSCQIVGLFATILVIRKLPVEIFGTYNLLLGSVLLMEVITISAVSNVFNRYIPELVTKKQYAVYKKLIICGFMYSTILSTVLAAMLYLNRGLFASFFNIPEFNNYLVSFLIYCNLNFLKKLIETCLKSLLLHKKVAITTIISSIIRTTAYIVFIDKLDVVMLLYIEACISGLFAINGLIIYIRHNKGLYLAEISTKGNDVHSKRMIRYGALSAINELGVGVVGKTSDYFIIAAFSNPYYVGLYAFAHKLYKMIFKILPYKDFQTIIRPVFFKKYANKYDIDSFRNMYAFIVKMLLPVYALPAIYFFFFGRHIINIAFDPKYLNAYWVAVVVLSSNIFLAFFYPLGLTVMLKEKMEYNLYSKIIVVFSAFAGIYGMKYFGVVGVAIASLIGSFLKHSIVLFFMRGYPEVKYRLKDYRNFFIILPFLIPFLGVHYISLNVFTLIITTVSFFVYAIAVFAIFHPYNEYDQQILRSLALNIPLAMTAKRALYPSIQRVRAKIAVE, encoded by the coding sequence ATGACAGAGAAGAATTCAAAAATAATAACGCACAACACAAAATGGTTGTATATTTCGAAGTTCTCCTGTCAAATAGTGGGTCTTTTTGCTACAATTTTAGTCATCAGAAAATTACCTGTTGAAATATTCGGTACATACAATTTGTTACTTGGCTCGGTATTGTTAATGGAGGTAATTACAATATCAGCAGTTTCTAATGTCTTCAATAGATACATACCTGAGTTAGTCACAAAAAAGCAATATGCTGTTTACAAAAAGTTGATAATTTGTGGATTCATGTATTCTACTATTTTGAGTACTGTTTTAGCTGCGATGCTATATTTAAACAGAGGTTTGTTCGCTTCTTTTTTTAATATTCCCGAGTTCAATAATTATCTGGTTAGTTTCTTGATATATTGCAATTTAAATTTCCTCAAAAAACTAATTGAAACATGCCTTAAATCATTGTTGTTGCATAAAAAAGTAGCAATCACAACAATTATTAGCAGCATTATACGGACAACTGCATACATTGTTTTCATAGACAAGCTTGATGTTGTAATGCTTTTGTATATTGAAGCTTGTATTTCAGGCTTGTTTGCAATTAATGGCTTGATTATCTATATCAGGCACAACAAAGGTTTGTACTTAGCTGAAATTAGTACAAAAGGAAATGACGTTCATTCAAAAAGGATGATCAGATATGGTGCATTATCTGCAATTAATGAATTAGGGGTGGGTGTTGTTGGGAAAACATCGGATTATTTTATTATAGCAGCATTCTCTAACCCTTACTACGTTGGGTTGTATGCTTTTGCGCATAAGCTTTACAAAATGATTTTCAAAATTTTGCCATATAAAGATTTCCAAACAATAATAAGGCCTGTATTTTTTAAAAAGTACGCTAATAAATATGATATAGATAGCTTTAGAAATATGTATGCATTTATTGTTAAAATGTTGCTACCTGTGTATGCTTTACCTGCAATATACTTTTTCTTTTTTGGAAGACATATAATCAATATAGCCTTTGATCCAAAATATTTAAATGCATACTGGGTTGCTGTTGTTGTATTGTCGAGCAATATTTTTCTTGCCTTTTTTTATCCACTAGGTCTTACAGTGATGTTGAAAGAAAAAATGGAGTATAATTTATACAGCAAGATAATTGTTGTCTTCAGCGCATTCGCCGGTATTTACGGGATGAAATATTTTGGTGTTGTTGGGGTTGCGATAGCTTCTTTAATTGGTAGCTTTTTAAAACATTCAATAGTATTGTTTTTCATGAGGGGTTACCCAGAAGTTAAATACAGACTTAAAGATTATCGCAATTTTTTCATTATTTTGCCTTTTTTGATTCCTTTTTTAGGCGTGCATTATATTTCGCTCAATGTTTTTACACTTATAATTACAACAGTTAGTTTTTTTGTTTATGCAATAGCAGTATTTGCAATTTTTCATCCTTACAATGAATACGATCAGCAAATTCTGAGATCGTTAGCACTAAACATTCCTTTAGCCATGACTGCCAAAAGAGCACTTTACCCAAGCATTCAAAGGGTCAGGGCCAAGATTGCTGTCGAATGA
- a CDS encoding glycosyl transferase, group 1, with amino-acid sequence MKIVYLSASTLPSRTANSIHVMKMCQAFVSAGHEVMLYARKGNGKNSHDSLFCYYGVKKTFKIKLLRHFRLPYYGHIYGLFIACHAFFAKPDLVIARHPAGCFFSTLFGLPTVFEIHGPISESGKMTRFYFELIRKLPSFKKLVLITHTLKQHYLAKYKDLNQKEIVVLPDAADNVDLSEITPKGIRLKDKLNIGYTGHLYKGKGMEVIAPLVTECLEYHFHIVGGRDKDISFWSERLKSNSNVSFHGAVAHSDIVEYLVDFDIVLLPNQMEVSGNAGKDIGNWTSPLKLFEYMAARKCIIASDIPVLREVLNENNALLCNPNNIDDWVSAIKVVAGDRNIRNNIAKNAFNDFINNYTWAKRANNIIESIG; translated from the coding sequence ATGAAAATAGTATATTTATCAGCTTCAACCTTACCATCCCGTACTGCAAACAGTATTCATGTAATGAAAATGTGCCAAGCTTTCGTAAGTGCGGGACACGAAGTAATGCTTTATGCAAGGAAAGGCAACGGCAAAAATTCTCACGATTCGTTATTTTGTTATTACGGAGTAAAAAAAACATTTAAAATAAAACTATTAAGGCATTTTCGGTTGCCATACTATGGGCACATCTATGGTTTATTTATTGCCTGCCATGCATTTTTTGCTAAGCCAGACTTGGTTATTGCAAGGCATCCTGCGGGTTGTTTTTTTTCCACACTCTTTGGTTTGCCTACAGTGTTCGAAATACATGGTCCAATTAGTGAATCTGGTAAAATGACACGATTTTATTTTGAGTTAATAAGAAAACTCCCGTCTTTCAAAAAGTTAGTTCTTATCACTCATACACTAAAACAACATTATTTAGCTAAGTATAAAGATCTGAACCAAAAGGAAATTGTCGTTCTACCGGACGCCGCTGATAACGTAGACCTAAGTGAGATTACACCTAAAGGAATTCGGCTCAAAGACAAACTTAACATAGGCTATACCGGCCATTTGTATAAAGGTAAAGGGATGGAGGTAATCGCACCGCTTGTTACGGAATGTCTCGAGTATCATTTTCACATCGTAGGTGGTAGGGATAAAGATATAAGTTTTTGGAGTGAACGTCTCAAGTCTAATAGCAATGTCAGTTTTCACGGGGCAGTAGCACACTCTGATATAGTTGAGTACCTGGTTGATTTTGATATTGTACTTTTGCCAAATCAAATGGAAGTGAGTGGAAATGCTGGTAAAGATATTGGAAATTGGACATCACCACTCAAATTATTCGAGTATATGGCTGCCAGAAAGTGCATTATTGCATCGGATATTCCGGTACTAAGAGAAGTCCTTAACGAAAACAATGCCCTATTGTGCAATCCAAATAACATTGATGATTGGGTATCAGCAATAAAGGTTGTGGCTGGCGACAGAAATATACGAAACAATATTGCTAAAAATGCATTTAATGATTTCATAAATAATTATACATGGGCAAAAAGAGCAAACAATATTATTGAAAGTATTGGTTAG
- a CDS encoding glycosyl transferase, group 1 — translation MVNNIVTITPNYPNPKFPEQGTFVESLVREWANLGVIVDVVAPIKMPLYIKAFFKKPKKMNVAHSHIVRPHYFSFSNKRMVGIDCSSLSNTHFVKAAIRGSNRVRLPSLYYGKFLLKGGKAAALMGEKNKKPSFADLGESTLLQTCSMKEIEEARKIISKLTGIICVSERLQEEAIELGASPDKILHAPNCVDRKRFKLIDKQYCRKVLGLPLKDFIVSFTGSFIERKGPLRVLKAIETLDPRIKLIFIGKGKQVPRGDRVLHAGSVPNEDVPLWLNASDVFVLPTLAEGHCNAINEALACGIPVVSSDIPDVRWQIPKECGFLVDPKSIPSISNSINTLFSDASKLSSVTTACNAFSKKQQSNVRGKIILDWLNTLL, via the coding sequence ATGGTCAACAACATTGTAACAATAACTCCCAACTATCCTAATCCAAAATTTCCTGAACAAGGCACTTTTGTTGAAAGTTTAGTTAGGGAATGGGCGAACTTGGGGGTTATCGTGGATGTGGTAGCACCAATAAAAATGCCCCTATATATAAAGGCTTTTTTTAAAAAACCTAAAAAGATGAATGTTGCACATTCTCATATTGTACGGCCGCACTATTTTTCATTTTCAAATAAAAGGATGGTAGGAATAGATTGCTCATCGTTAAGCAATACACATTTTGTCAAGGCTGCAATAAGGGGAAGCAACAGAGTGCGATTACCTTCATTATATTATGGTAAATTTTTACTAAAAGGTGGTAAAGCAGCAGCACTAATGGGTGAAAAGAATAAAAAGCCAAGTTTTGCCGACTTGGGTGAATCTACATTACTCCAAACTTGTAGTATGAAGGAAATAGAAGAAGCGAGAAAAATCATTTCAAAACTCACAGGAATAATTTGTGTTTCAGAGAGATTGCAAGAGGAGGCAATAGAACTTGGTGCCTCACCAGATAAAATTCTCCATGCCCCAAATTGTGTTGATAGAAAAAGGTTCAAACTTATAGATAAACAATACTGTAGAAAGGTACTTGGGTTACCTTTGAAAGATTTCATAGTATCATTTACTGGTAGTTTCATCGAAAGAAAAGGGCCATTAAGAGTTCTAAAAGCAATCGAAACACTTGATCCAAGGATCAAGTTGATATTTATAGGTAAAGGCAAACAGGTACCTCGTGGTGATAGGGTTTTGCATGCTGGCTCTGTACCTAATGAAGATGTTCCATTATGGCTTAACGCATCAGATGTTTTTGTCCTACCTACACTTGCAGAAGGGCATTGTAACGCAATAAATGAAGCTCTTGCTTGTGGTATACCAGTGGTAAGTTCTGATATACCAGATGTGCGCTGGCAAATACCTAAAGAATGTGGCTTCCTGGTCGATCCCAAAAGCATACCTTCTATATCTAATAGTATAAATACTTTATTCAGTGATGCTTCAAAGTTATCTTCTGTTACAACTGCTTGCAATGCGTTCTCCAAAAAGCAACAATCCAATGTACGCGGTAAAATAATACTTGACTGGTTAAACACACTGCTTTAG
- a CDS encoding glycosyl transferase, group 1, translated as MKIVIINKHISDSLGGSEMQCDLIARGLTSRGHQVIYFAVMKKNKSATEYNGLPYDVVPFDIAVEDKGSELFKTIRPDIVYWRYNKNKLSDIVTICKRLSIPFVFAISSSSDVHFLPSWERTLAIYKHKNFLTSTKKVLNNFIYHLRAIHAYKNIDAITTLNSEYIDILPVKKQITIWNGVPTQVGKFFWEKPYCLWVASIKSIKRPELYISLSEKMADRIPELDFLMVGSIQDPSYKRIIEEASKQSNFHYLGPKSPEDVNKALKGAHCLVHTCQREGFGNNFIQSWLMGCPTISYNFDPDKLIKNLNIGFVSGNVDQMASDVTLLWNNKDLRGQIIKKAMTFAKENMTPEVMCEKLERFLEDVIANYENYN; from the coding sequence TTGAAAATTGTGATCATTAACAAACACATAAGTGATTCTCTTGGTGGGAGTGAAATGCAATGTGATCTAATTGCACGTGGATTAACTTCAAGAGGCCATCAAGTAATTTATTTTGCGGTTATGAAGAAAAATAAAAGTGCCACCGAGTATAATGGTTTACCTTATGATGTCGTCCCATTTGACATAGCAGTTGAAGATAAAGGTTCTGAGTTATTTAAAACTATTAGGCCTGATATTGTGTATTGGCGGTATAACAAAAATAAATTGTCCGATATTGTAACAATATGTAAAAGACTATCGATACCTTTTGTGTTTGCGATTTCATCTTCTAGCGATGTACATTTTTTGCCAAGTTGGGAGAGAACTCTAGCCATCTACAAACATAAAAATTTTTTGACCTCCACAAAAAAGGTTTTGAACAATTTTATTTATCATTTAAGAGCGATTCATGCTTACAAGAATATAGATGCAATTACAACACTTAACAGTGAATATATAGACATCCTCCCAGTAAAAAAACAGATTACTATTTGGAATGGTGTGCCTACGCAGGTTGGTAAATTCTTTTGGGAAAAACCTTACTGCTTGTGGGTCGCAAGCATTAAAAGTATCAAGAGGCCGGAGTTGTACATAAGCTTATCAGAAAAGATGGCAGATCGAATACCGGAACTGGATTTTTTGATGGTTGGTTCCATTCAGGATCCTAGTTACAAAAGAATCATTGAAGAGGCTTCCAAGCAAAGCAATTTTCACTATCTTGGCCCTAAGTCTCCCGAAGATGTGAACAAGGCATTGAAAGGTGCTCATTGTCTTGTGCATACATGCCAGCGAGAAGGGTTTGGCAATAATTTTATCCAATCCTGGTTAATGGGGTGCCCCACGATATCATATAACTTCGATCCGGACAAGTTAATAAAAAATCTCAACATAGGTTTCGTATCTGGAAATGTTGATCAAATGGCATCAGATGTAACTCTACTATGGAATAACAAAGACTTAAGGGGACAAATAATCAAAAAAGCGATGACTTTTGCTAAAGAAAATATGACACCAGAAGTGATGTGTGAAAAATTAGAGCGTTTCTTAGAAGATGTAATTGCAAATTATGAAAATTACAATTGA